Proteins found in one Panthera tigris isolate Pti1 chromosome B3, P.tigris_Pti1_mat1.1, whole genome shotgun sequence genomic segment:
- the NIPA2 gene encoding magnesium transporter NIPA2 isoform X2, producing MGAGEVVNFAAYAFAPATLVTPLGALSVLVSAILSSYFLNERLNLHGKIGWLLSILGSTVMVIHAPKEEEIETLNEMSHKLGDPGFVVFATLVVIVSLILIFVVGPRHGRTNILVYITICSVIGAFSVSCVKGLGIAIKELFAGKPVLRHPLAWILLLSLIVCVSTQINYLNRALDIFNTSIVTPIYYVFFTASVLTCSAILFKEWQDMPVDDVIGTLSGFFTIIVGIFLLHAFKDVSFTLASLPVSFRQDEKAMNGNLSNMYEVLSNNEENLTCGIEQHSGENVSRRNGNLTAF from the exons A TGGGAGCAGGTGAGGTGGTCAACTTTGCTGCATATGCCTTTGCACCAGCCACCCTAGTGACTCCGTTAGGAGCTCTCAGCGTCCTAGTAAG TGCCATTCTTTCTTCATACTTTCTAAATGAAAGACTTAATCTTCATGGGAAAATTGGATGGTTGCTAAGTATTCTAGGATCTACAGTTATGGTCATTCATGCTCCAAAAGAAGAGGAGATCGAGACTCTAAATGAAATGTCTCACAAGCTAGGAGATCcag gttttgtggtctttgcaacactTGTGGTCATTGTGTCATTGATCTTAATCTTCGTGGTGGGACCTCGCCATGGACGGACAAACATTCTTGTGTACATAACAATCTGCTCTGTAATTGGAGCATTTTCAGTCTCCTGTGTTAAGGGCCTGGGCATTGCTATCAAAGAGCTGTTTGCTGGAAAGCCTGTGCTGCGACATCCCCTGGCCTGGATTCTGCTGCTGAGCCTTATAGTCTGTGTAAGCACACAGATTAATTACCTGAACAGGGCTCTGGATATATTCAACACTTCCATTGTGACTCCAATATATTATGTATTCTTTACAGCATCAGTTTTAACTTGTTCAGCTATTCTTTttaaggagtggcaagatatgcCTGTTGATGATGTCATTGGTACTTTGAGTGGCTTCTTTACAATCATTGTGGGAATATTCTTGTTGCATGCCTTTAAAGATGTCAGCTTTACTCTAGCAAGTCTCCCTGTGTCTTTTCGACAAGATGAAAAAGCAATGAATGGCAATCTGTCTAACATGTATGAAGTTCTTAGTAATAATGAAGAAAACTTAACCTGTGGAATTGAACAACACAGTGGTGAAAATGTCTCCCGAAGAAATGGAAATCTCacagctttttaa
- the NIPA2 gene encoding magnesium transporter NIPA2 isoform X1, which yields MIQGRGKYDFYIGLGLAMSSSIFIGGSFILKKKGLLRLARKGSMRAGQGGHAYLKEWLWWAGLLSMGAGEVVNFAAYAFAPATLVTPLGALSVLVSAILSSYFLNERLNLHGKIGWLLSILGSTVMVIHAPKEEEIETLNEMSHKLGDPGFVVFATLVVIVSLILIFVVGPRHGRTNILVYITICSVIGAFSVSCVKGLGIAIKELFAGKPVLRHPLAWILLLSLIVCVSTQINYLNRALDIFNTSIVTPIYYVFFTASVLTCSAILFKEWQDMPVDDVIGTLSGFFTIIVGIFLLHAFKDVSFTLASLPVSFRQDEKAMNGNLSNMYEVLSNNEENLTCGIEQHSGENVSRRNGNLTAF from the exons ATGATCCAGGGGCGTGGAAAATATGACTTTTACATTGGTTTGGGATTGGCTATGAGCTCCAGCATTTTCATTGGCGGgagtttcattttgaaaaaaaaaggtcttctGCGCCTTGCCAGGAAAGGCTCCATGAGAGCAG GTCAAGGTGGCCATGCATATCTTAAAGAATGGTTGTGGTGGGCTGGATTGCTATCAA TGGGAGCAGGTGAGGTGGTCAACTTTGCTGCATATGCCTTTGCACCAGCCACCCTAGTGACTCCGTTAGGAGCTCTCAGCGTCCTAGTAAG TGCCATTCTTTCTTCATACTTTCTAAATGAAAGACTTAATCTTCATGGGAAAATTGGATGGTTGCTAAGTATTCTAGGATCTACAGTTATGGTCATTCATGCTCCAAAAGAAGAGGAGATCGAGACTCTAAATGAAATGTCTCACAAGCTAGGAGATCcag gttttgtggtctttgcaacactTGTGGTCATTGTGTCATTGATCTTAATCTTCGTGGTGGGACCTCGCCATGGACGGACAAACATTCTTGTGTACATAACAATCTGCTCTGTAATTGGAGCATTTTCAGTCTCCTGTGTTAAGGGCCTGGGCATTGCTATCAAAGAGCTGTTTGCTGGAAAGCCTGTGCTGCGACATCCCCTGGCCTGGATTCTGCTGCTGAGCCTTATAGTCTGTGTAAGCACACAGATTAATTACCTGAACAGGGCTCTGGATATATTCAACACTTCCATTGTGACTCCAATATATTATGTATTCTTTACAGCATCAGTTTTAACTTGTTCAGCTATTCTTTttaaggagtggcaagatatgcCTGTTGATGATGTCATTGGTACTTTGAGTGGCTTCTTTACAATCATTGTGGGAATATTCTTGTTGCATGCCTTTAAAGATGTCAGCTTTACTCTAGCAAGTCTCCCTGTGTCTTTTCGACAAGATGAAAAAGCAATGAATGGCAATCTGTCTAACATGTATGAAGTTCTTAGTAATAATGAAGAAAACTTAACCTGTGGAATTGAACAACACAGTGGTGAAAATGTCTCCCGAAGAAATGGAAATCTCacagctttttaa